A window of the Streptomyces sp. NBC_01351 genome harbors these coding sequences:
- a CDS encoding ribonuclease domain-containing protein — MIFRSVPRSLLRVLGALFLCAAVIGGAVGCGGQEPAPTAASGRSSTGAAPAPAWAEGMATVRADALPRQARDVLALIDKGGPYPYRQDGTVFGNFEKVLPKQKRGYYHEFTVKTPGERDRGARRIVTGEGGEFYYTDDHYDTFKAVLR; from the coding sequence ATGATCTTCAGGAGCGTGCCCCGATCGTTGCTGCGCGTGCTGGGGGCCTTGTTCCTCTGCGCCGCGGTGATCGGCGGTGCGGTGGGCTGTGGCGGGCAGGAACCCGCGCCCACCGCCGCCAGTGGTAGGAGCAGTACCGGTGCCGCTCCCGCGCCCGCCTGGGCCGAGGGGATGGCCACCGTACGGGCCGACGCGCTTCCGCGGCAGGCCCGGGACGTGCTCGCGCTGATCGACAAGGGCGGGCCGTACCCGTACCGGCAGGACGGCACGGTCTTCGGGAACTTCGAGAAGGTCCTGCCGAAGCAGAAGCGTGGTTATTACCACGAATTCACGGTGAAGACGCCGGGGGAGCGGGACCGGGGTGCGCGGCGGATCGTGACCGGTGAGGGTGGGGAGTTCTACTACACGGACGACCACTACGACACCTTCAAGGCGGTTCTCCGATGA
- a CDS encoding barstar family protein: protein MSLDPQPLAPALAAAEASGWTAVRMDLDGVRTKAELMRRVADALRLPEWFGGNWDALADCLRDLSWLPVVAGRLVCVTSWREFAAARPADWETFQEILEEAVDFWRAEEDAAAFVVLLAESGPGPVAGAPPRTPRLKRRRG from the coding sequence ATGAGTCTGGACCCGCAGCCGCTCGCCCCCGCCCTCGCGGCCGCCGAGGCCTCCGGCTGGACGGCCGTGCGGATGGACTTGGACGGTGTACGGACCAAGGCGGAGCTGATGCGGCGGGTGGCCGACGCGCTGCGGTTGCCGGAGTGGTTCGGGGGGAACTGGGACGCGCTGGCGGATTGCCTGCGGGACCTGTCGTGGTTGCCGGTGGTCGCGGGACGGTTGGTCTGCGTGACCTCGTGGCGTGAGTTTGCCGCTGCGCGGCCGGCGGACTGGGAGACGTTCCAGGAGATCCTCGAGGAGGCCGTCGACTTCTGGCGGGCCGAGGAGGATGCGGCGGCGTTCGTGGTGCTGCTCGCCGAGTCCGGGCCGGGCCCGGTTGCCGGGGCTCCGCCCCGGACCCCGCGCCTCAAGCGCCGGCGGGGCTGA
- a CDS encoding group II truncated hemoglobin yields MSSSTPSTPTIYEWMGGAEAMNRLTDAFYAHALRDEILAPVFAGMDSEHPQHVAVWLSEVFGGPSEYTDHHGGHQHMATKHLGRAITEKQRRRWVDLLMDTADEVGLPTDPEFRGVFAYYIEWGTRMALIYSGPNPPPVDAAKIPVWSWGQTPPWIPKTTTD; encoded by the coding sequence ATGAGCAGCAGCACACCCTCTACACCCACCATCTACGAGTGGATGGGCGGAGCGGAGGCGATGAACCGCCTCACGGACGCCTTCTACGCCCACGCCCTGCGGGACGAGATCCTGGCCCCGGTCTTCGCGGGCATGGACTCGGAGCACCCGCAGCACGTCGCGGTCTGGCTGTCGGAGGTCTTCGGTGGCCCGTCGGAGTACACCGACCACCACGGCGGCCACCAGCACATGGCCACCAAGCACCTGGGCCGCGCGATCACCGAGAAGCAGCGCCGCCGCTGGGTGGACCTGCTGATGGACACGGCCGACGAGGTCGGCCTCCCGACGGACCCGGAGTTCCGCGGGGTGTTCGCGTACTACATCGAGTGGGGCACCCGCATGGCCCTGATCTACTCGGGCCCCAACCCGCCCCCGGTGGACGCGGCCAAGATCCCGGTCTGGTCCTGGGGCCAGACCCCACCGTGGATCCCGAAGACGACAACGGACTGA
- a CDS encoding putative quinol monooxygenase yields MTTTVEYIRYRIALDDQQAFETSYARAAEALSASPECIDYELARCEEEKERYILRIRWTSVDAHLNGFRKGEHFPAFFSAIRPYVTAIEEMQHYTVTEVAGTGKAA; encoded by the coding sequence ATGACCACGACCGTCGAATACATCCGCTACCGGATCGCATTGGACGACCAGCAAGCCTTCGAGACCTCGTACGCACGGGCGGCCGAAGCCCTGTCCGCCTCGCCCGAGTGCATCGACTACGAACTGGCCCGCTGCGAGGAGGAGAAGGAGCGCTACATCCTCCGCATCCGCTGGACCTCGGTCGACGCCCACCTCAACGGCTTCCGCAAGGGCGAGCACTTCCCGGCCTTCTTCAGCGCGATCCGGCCGTACGTGACGGCGATCGAGGAAATGCAGCACTACACGGTGACCGAGGTCGCGGGCACCGGAAAGGCCGCCTGA
- a CDS encoding FAD-dependent oxidoreductase produces the protein MSAAPESAAAVTADAAAAERVENKKPVILAVDDDPQVLRAVRRDLRSAYGDRYRVLGASSAADALKILDSLDERGHDPALFLVDQRMPDVTGVEFLLEAVSRFPDARRVLLTAYAETDAAITAINRVRLDYYLLKPWDPPHERLFPVLDDLLSDWLATYRPAYDGIIVAGHLVAPGTHAVRDFFTRNGQPFRFLNVERDPEALTLIAAQPGGALPLVRFPDGSVLSAPTDTELAQRLGLATTASRPHYECVIVGAGPAGLAAGVYSASEGLSTLMLDSRAPGGQAGTSSLIENYLGFPSGLSGSDLTRRATIQASRFGAEILHPVEVVSLTRDDPAKILTLADGTEISAETVLLATGVSYNRLQAPGADRFEGAGLYYGAATTESSACISQHVFIVGGANSAGQAAVHFAKYAARVTILVRASSLDASMSRYLIDEIERTPNIEVRVHTTVVRLDGEEHLERITLHDSGTGADKEIPARFMFTFIGARPHTEWLSGVVERDEYGFVLTGSDLIANGGELPAEWSLERAPYPLETSVPGVFAAGDVRAHSVKRVASGVGEGAMAVSLIHRYRSMG, from the coding sequence GTGAGCGCGGCCCCGGAGAGCGCCGCCGCCGTCACCGCCGACGCCGCCGCGGCCGAGCGCGTGGAGAACAAGAAGCCGGTCATCCTGGCCGTGGACGACGACCCGCAGGTGCTGCGCGCCGTCCGCCGCGACCTGCGCAGCGCCTACGGAGACCGCTACCGGGTGCTCGGCGCCTCCTCGGCCGCCGACGCCCTGAAGATCCTGGACTCGCTGGACGAGCGCGGCCACGACCCGGCCCTGTTCCTCGTCGACCAGCGGATGCCCGACGTCACCGGGGTGGAGTTCCTCCTGGAAGCCGTCAGCCGCTTCCCCGACGCCCGCCGCGTGCTGCTGACCGCCTACGCGGAGACCGACGCGGCGATCACCGCCATCAACCGGGTCCGGCTGGACTACTACCTGCTCAAGCCGTGGGACCCGCCGCACGAGCGGCTCTTCCCCGTCCTGGACGACCTGCTGTCGGACTGGCTCGCCACCTACCGCCCGGCGTACGACGGGATCATCGTCGCCGGCCACCTCGTCGCCCCCGGCACCCACGCCGTGCGGGACTTCTTCACCCGCAACGGCCAGCCGTTCCGCTTCCTCAACGTCGAACGGGACCCCGAGGCGCTCACCCTGATCGCCGCCCAGCCCGGCGGGGCGCTCCCCCTCGTCCGCTTCCCGGACGGGTCGGTGCTCTCCGCCCCCACCGACACCGAGCTCGCCCAGCGCCTGGGCCTGGCCACCACCGCCTCCCGGCCGCACTACGAGTGCGTCATCGTCGGCGCGGGGCCCGCGGGCCTGGCCGCCGGGGTCTACTCGGCCTCGGAAGGCCTCTCGACCCTCATGCTGGACTCCCGCGCCCCGGGCGGCCAGGCCGGCACCTCCAGCCTGATCGAGAACTACCTCGGCTTCCCCTCGGGCCTCTCCGGCAGCGACCTGACCCGCCGGGCCACGATCCAGGCCTCCCGGTTCGGCGCCGAGATCCTGCACCCGGTGGAGGTGGTCTCGCTGACCCGCGACGACCCGGCGAAGATCCTCACCCTGGCCGACGGTACGGAGATCAGCGCGGAGACGGTGCTGCTCGCGACCGGGGTCTCGTACAACCGCCTGCAGGCGCCGGGCGCGGACCGCTTCGAGGGCGCCGGGCTCTACTACGGCGCGGCCACCACCGAGAGCTCGGCGTGCATCTCGCAGCACGTGTTCATCGTGGGCGGGGCCAACTCGGCCGGCCAGGCGGCGGTGCACTTCGCCAAGTACGCGGCCCGCGTGACCATCCTCGTCCGCGCGTCCTCACTCGACGCGAGCATGTCCCGCTACCTCATCGACGAGATCGAGCGCACACCGAACATCGAGGTGAGGGTCCACACCACGGTGGTCCGGCTCGACGGCGAGGAGCACCTGGAACGCATCACCCTCCACGACTCCGGGACGGGCGCCGACAAGGAGATCCCGGCCCGCTTCATGTTCACCTTCATCGGCGCCCGCCCGCACACCGAGTGGCTGTCGGGCGTCGTCGAGCGGGACGAGTACGGCTTCGTCCTCACGGGCTCCGACCTGATCGCGAACGGCGGCGAACTCCCGGCCGAATGGAGTCTGGAACGCGCCCCCTACCCCCTCGAAACGAGCGTCCCCGGCGTCTTCGCGGCGGGCGACGTCCGCGCCCACTCGGTGAAACGCGTCGCCTCGGGCGTGGGCGAGGGCGCGATGGCGGTCTCCCTCATCCACCGCTACCGCTCGATGGGCTGA
- a CDS encoding UBP-type zinc finger domain-containing protein, whose product MTMDLLCTHIDRIRPVKPGTEGCEECLVSGDGWVHLRMCLSCGHVGCCDSSKNRHATRHYRTTEHPIAASHEPGEEWAWCYADKLMLDPA is encoded by the coding sequence ATGACGATGGACCTGTTGTGCACACACATCGATCGGATACGTCCGGTGAAACCGGGTACGGAGGGCTGCGAGGAGTGCCTCGTGTCCGGTGACGGCTGGGTGCACTTGCGGATGTGCCTGAGCTGCGGGCACGTCGGGTGCTGCGACTCCTCGAAGAACCGTCACGCCACCCGCCACTACCGGACCACCGAGCACCCCATCGCCGCCTCGCACGAGCCCGGCGAGGAATGGGCCTGGTGCTACGCCGACAAGCTGATGCTGGACCCGGCGTGA
- a CDS encoding type 1 glutamine amidotransferase domain-containing protein: MSRKILVIVSEHGYWAEELIGPVSKFDERGYEVIFATPTGKRAHALPPSLDANYIDPPLGRSVTTEQNARLGREFEQSSRLDSPLDIEAWVPERPYTSDEGYLRKLEQYHRDLDKLDADIAGYDAILIVGGSGPIADLANNERVHALILAFEKAGKVVAAECYGVACLAFARDWSDRKSIIRGKHVTGHCKEYDYKDGTGFLGTDFNMGPPPYPLEYILRDATGPRGAYHGNFGKPVSVIVDFPFVTGRSTPDSYLTGQKIVEVLEDGLIRYGW, from the coding sequence GTGAGCAGAAAGATTCTGGTCATTGTCTCCGAACACGGTTACTGGGCCGAAGAACTGATAGGCCCCGTATCGAAGTTCGACGAGCGGGGCTACGAGGTCATATTCGCCACGCCGACCGGAAAGCGTGCGCACGCTCTTCCGCCGAGCCTCGACGCGAACTACATCGACCCCCCGCTGGGACGCTCGGTCACCACCGAGCAGAACGCCCGGCTGGGCCGGGAGTTCGAGCAGTCCAGCCGGCTGGACTCCCCGCTCGACATCGAGGCGTGGGTCCCCGAGCGCCCGTACACGAGCGACGAGGGCTACCTGCGGAAGCTGGAGCAGTACCACCGCGATCTGGACAAGCTCGACGCCGACATCGCCGGCTACGACGCGATCCTCATCGTCGGCGGCAGCGGCCCCATCGCCGACCTCGCCAACAACGAGCGCGTGCACGCCCTGATCCTGGCCTTCGAGAAGGCCGGCAAGGTCGTCGCCGCCGAGTGCTACGGGGTCGCCTGCCTGGCCTTCGCCCGGGACTGGAGCGACCGCAAGAGCATCATCCGGGGCAAGCACGTGACCGGCCACTGCAAGGAGTACGACTACAAGGACGGCACCGGATTCCTCGGTACCGACTTCAACATGGGACCGCCCCCGTATCCGCTGGAGTACATCCTGCGCGATGCGACAGGCCCGCGCGGCGCGTACCACGGCAATTTCGGAAAGCCGGTATCGGTGATCGTCGACTTCCCGTTCGTCACCGGCCGCTCGACCCCCGATTCGTACCTCACGGGGCAGAAGATCGTGGAAGTCCTGGAGGACGGTCTCATCCGGTACGGCTGGTAA
- a CDS encoding thiamine pyrophosphate-binding protein: protein MNAEATPASPGRERLIEQFKADGLNVMFGNPGTVEQGFLDAVDAAEDFTYILALQETVAAGIADGYARATGGAALLQLHSGVGLGNGIGMLYQSLRGHTPLVVVAGDAGVRYDAMDAQMASDLVAMAKPVTKYATRVTDPRSVLRTIRRAVKIALTPPRGPVFVALPMDVLDELNSEPVLPATVPLTDVAPSPASVGRAAELLASAERPVLLVGDGVSLSGAQRELAAVAELLGADVYEVDSSEVNIAASHPLRRGQTGHMFGPHSKELIGDADGVLIVGTYVFPEVFPELESPFREGARIVHIDLNAYEIAKNHPVDLGLAADPRQALRALAGVLERRLTPQERAAAAARLDVRTRERAREERARAAADDGTPMAVFLRTLAERTGGDLIVFDEALTTSPLVTRYLPAERPGDYHLTRGGSLGVGFPGAVGAKLARPERLVVGFAGDGGSMYTYQALWTAVRHGIDAKFVVCNNRKYRLLDDNIAQYWRERDIPEHGFPGSFDLSHPEIDFAGLARSLGAGGMRVEKPDEAVAAVNRMLAHPGPFLVDIQI from the coding sequence ATGAATGCCGAAGCCACTCCGGCAAGTCCGGGCCGGGAAAGGCTGATCGAGCAGTTCAAGGCCGACGGCCTGAATGTGATGTTCGGAAATCCGGGGACGGTGGAACAAGGATTCCTCGACGCGGTGGACGCGGCCGAGGACTTCACCTACATCCTCGCCCTCCAGGAGACCGTGGCCGCCGGCATCGCCGACGGGTACGCCCGGGCGACCGGCGGCGCGGCCCTGCTCCAACTGCATTCCGGGGTCGGGCTGGGCAACGGCATCGGCATGCTCTACCAGTCGCTGCGCGGCCACACCCCGCTCGTCGTGGTCGCCGGCGACGCCGGGGTGCGCTACGACGCCATGGACGCGCAGATGGCCTCCGACCTGGTGGCCATGGCGAAGCCGGTGACCAAGTACGCGACCCGGGTCACCGACCCGCGGTCCGTACTGCGGACCATCCGGCGGGCCGTGAAGATCGCGCTCACCCCGCCCCGCGGGCCCGTGTTCGTGGCGCTGCCGATGGACGTGCTGGACGAGCTCAACTCCGAGCCCGTGCTGCCCGCCACGGTGCCGCTCACGGACGTGGCACCCTCGCCGGCCTCGGTGGGGCGGGCGGCCGAGCTGCTCGCCTCCGCCGAGCGCCCGGTCCTCCTGGTCGGGGACGGGGTCTCGCTCTCCGGGGCGCAGCGCGAACTCGCCGCCGTCGCCGAGCTGCTGGGCGCCGACGTGTACGAGGTCGACTCCTCCGAGGTCAACATCGCGGCCTCGCACCCGCTGCGGCGCGGCCAGACGGGCCACATGTTCGGCCCGCACAGCAAGGAGCTGATCGGGGACGCCGACGGGGTCCTCATCGTCGGCACCTACGTCTTCCCGGAGGTGTTCCCCGAGCTGGAGAGCCCCTTCCGGGAGGGCGCGAGGATCGTCCACATCGACCTCAACGCCTACGAGATCGCCAAGAACCACCCCGTGGACCTGGGCCTGGCCGCCGACCCCCGGCAGGCGCTGCGCGCGCTGGCCGGCGTACTGGAGCGGCGACTGACCCCGCAGGAGCGGGCCGCCGCAGCCGCCCGGCTCGACGTACGGACCCGGGAACGGGCGCGCGAGGAGCGGGCGCGGGCGGCGGCGGACGACGGCACGCCGATGGCCGTCTTCCTGCGCACCCTGGCCGAACGCACAGGCGGGGACCTGATCGTCTTCGACGAGGCGCTGACGACCTCGCCGCTGGTCACCCGGTACCTCCCTGCGGAGCGCCCGGGCGACTACCACCTCACCCGGGGCGGCTCGCTCGGCGTGGGCTTCCCGGGCGCGGTCGGCGCGAAGCTGGCCCGGCCGGAGCGGCTCGTCGTCGGCTTCGCCGGGGACGGCGGGTCGATGTACACGTACCAGGCGCTGTGGACGGCGGTCCGGCACGGCATCGACGCCAAGTTCGTGGTCTGCAACAACCGCAAGTACCGGCTGCTGGACGACAACATCGCCCAGTACTGGCGGGAGCGGGACATCCCGGAGCACGGCTTCCCCGGCTCCTTCGACCTCTCCCACCCCGAGATCGACTTCGCCGGGCTGGCCCGGTCCCTCGGCGCCGGCGGGATGCGGGTGGAGAAGCCGGACGAGGCGGTGGCCGCGGTGAACCGGATGCTGGCCCACCCGGGACCGTTCCTCGTCGACATCCAGATCTGA
- a CDS encoding nuclear transport factor 2 family protein — protein MPAERQLTEDAIRRFAEDWYVALDRHVALDQVLALITDDLEFKVPEDTFLGHQGFGRWYEAVTNRFFDEVHTVTKVEPVIEGDRAVVRVLVNWQAKIWDPPAARSEWLGFDADQTWTVVAGPYGPLIKQYTVNDLAPMPGSGSL, from the coding sequence ATGCCCGCCGAGCGGCAGTTGACCGAGGACGCGATCCGCAGGTTCGCCGAGGACTGGTACGTGGCACTGGACCGGCACGTGGCGCTGGACCAGGTGCTCGCGCTGATCACCGACGACCTGGAGTTCAAGGTCCCCGAGGACACCTTCCTCGGCCACCAGGGCTTCGGCCGCTGGTACGAGGCCGTCACCAACCGGTTCTTCGACGAGGTGCACACGGTCACCAAGGTGGAGCCGGTCATCGAGGGCGACCGGGCCGTCGTCCGGGTCCTCGTCAACTGGCAGGCCAAGATCTGGGACCCGCCGGCCGCCCGCAGCGAGTGGCTCGGCTTCGACGCCGACCAGACCTGGACGGTCGTGGCCGGCCCGTACGGGCCGCTGATCAAGCAGTACACCGTCAACGACCTGGCGCCGATGCCCGGTTCCGGCTCCCTCTGA
- a CDS encoding nuclear transport factor 2 family protein, whose product MTEVTRERVQEAYAALGSGDRARILEYYSEDLRWLVPGNHPLAGWYESLDAFLELMGQTHKLTGGSFRMDLDAILVGEDCSADVCRNVALRGGADGASTSPYERMDYPVFHFMRWRDGRIVEGRDGLFGDTASAFSQFWAPFAPDGTRRDA is encoded by the coding sequence ATGACCGAAGTGACGCGGGAGCGGGTCCAGGAGGCCTACGCCGCCCTCGGCTCCGGCGACCGGGCGCGCATCCTGGAGTACTACTCCGAGGACCTGCGCTGGCTGGTGCCGGGCAACCACCCGCTGGCCGGCTGGTACGAGAGCCTCGACGCCTTCCTGGAGCTGATGGGGCAGACGCACAAGCTCACGGGCGGCAGCTTCCGGATGGACCTCGACGCGATCCTCGTCGGCGAGGACTGCAGCGCGGACGTGTGCCGCAACGTCGCCCTGCGCGGCGGCGCGGACGGCGCGAGCACCTCGCCGTACGAGCGGATGGACTACCCGGTCTTCCACTTCATGCGGTGGCGGGACGGCCGGATCGTCGAGGGCCGCGACGGGCTCTTCGGCGACACCGCCTCCGCCTTCAGCCAGTTCTGGGCGCCCTTCGCGCCGGACGGAACCCGACGGGACGCATAG
- a CDS encoding nuclear transport factor 2 family protein: MEPREILTKYYQYANAGDWDRWCDLFADDQVMDEQLAGHIEGLDVLRSMMKGMGTMYRVFRNEPVHFIVDGAGEKAAAVSHLTAVSASGEAIEAEVMNFFRIVDGKIAYMANYHDTVPFQVLSQG; encoded by the coding sequence ATGGAACCGCGAGAGATTCTCACGAAGTACTACCAGTACGCCAACGCCGGGGACTGGGACCGCTGGTGCGACCTGTTCGCCGACGACCAGGTCATGGACGAGCAGCTCGCCGGGCACATCGAGGGCCTGGACGTGCTGCGCTCGATGATGAAGGGCATGGGCACGATGTACCGGGTCTTCCGGAACGAGCCCGTGCACTTCATCGTCGACGGCGCCGGGGAGAAGGCCGCGGCCGTCTCGCACCTGACGGCGGTCAGCGCCTCCGGCGAGGCCATCGAGGCCGAGGTCATGAACTTCTTCCGGATCGTCGACGGAAAGATCGCCTACATGGCGAACTATCACGACACGGTCCCCTTCCAGGTCCTGAGCCAGGGCTGA
- a CDS encoding GMC family oxidoreductase, with amino-acid sequence MSAEEYDYVVVGSGTAGSVLANRLSEDPDVSVLVLEAGGSRIPPEVDDPSSWYKLLGGPVDWGYTSTPQPGLDGRRTYEPRGKAPGGSSNLYIMMHIRGHASDFDNWAYQGAAGWAYEDVLPYFALLEGQEDATAATTGTRGPQRITNAGRHGPNPVSRAFIDAAVELGHEEIADFNTDGPRRGLFGTGWHHIDVADGRRQGTLAAYLEPALGRTNLTLRTSAQSTRLLFDGDTCTGVEYAQLRAPATLSDSDVPGRTVRDGHSRAAEPGLHTVRARREVIVAAGAIESPKLLLLSGIGHPGQLAEHGIAVTAALPGVGENFHNHVLTGLMAEVTQELPPPAQNLSESALFLSSRPGLPAPDLQIAFVHVPFDVIVGQDHPNTVSILPGVVRPVSRGWIRLASADPLAHPLINPNYLGDRWDLERMVQGVKTAREIFATSAFSPWYKQELQPGPGYLSDAELRTFVKQKSESYHHQAGSCRMGIDDLSVVDPELRVHGVRNLRVVDASVMPAVPSGNCHTAIAMIAERAADFLKGVFRA; translated from the coding sequence GTGAGCGCTGAAGAGTACGACTACGTCGTCGTGGGGTCCGGCACCGCCGGCAGTGTGCTGGCCAACCGGCTCTCCGAGGACCCGGACGTCTCCGTCCTCGTCCTGGAGGCGGGCGGCTCCCGGATACCGCCCGAGGTGGACGACCCGTCGTCCTGGTACAAACTGCTCGGCGGGCCCGTCGACTGGGGCTACACCAGCACCCCGCAGCCCGGCCTCGACGGCCGCCGTACGTACGAACCCCGCGGCAAGGCCCCCGGCGGCAGCAGCAACCTCTACATCATGATGCACATCCGGGGCCATGCCTCGGACTTCGACAACTGGGCCTACCAGGGCGCGGCCGGCTGGGCGTACGAGGACGTGCTCCCCTACTTCGCCCTGCTGGAGGGCCAGGAGGACGCCACCGCCGCCACCACCGGCACCCGCGGCCCGCAGCGCATCACCAACGCCGGTCGGCACGGCCCCAATCCGGTCTCCCGCGCCTTCATCGACGCGGCCGTCGAGCTCGGCCACGAGGAGATCGCCGACTTCAACACCGACGGTCCCCGGCGCGGCCTCTTCGGCACCGGCTGGCACCACATCGACGTGGCCGACGGCCGCCGCCAGGGCACCCTCGCCGCCTACCTGGAGCCCGCGCTCGGCCGGACCAACCTGACCCTGCGCACCAGTGCGCAGTCCACCCGGCTGCTGTTCGACGGGGACACCTGCACGGGCGTCGAGTACGCCCAGCTCCGGGCCCCCGCCACGCTTTCGGACAGCGACGTCCCCGGCCGGACCGTGCGCGACGGCCACAGCCGCGCTGCCGAGCCCGGGCTGCACACCGTACGGGCCCGGCGCGAGGTGATCGTGGCGGCGGGGGCGATCGAGTCCCCGAAGCTGCTGCTGCTCTCCGGCATCGGGCATCCCGGGCAGCTGGCCGAGCACGGCATCGCGGTCACCGCGGCGCTGCCCGGGGTCGGGGAGAACTTCCACAACCACGTGCTGACCGGGCTGATGGCCGAGGTCACCCAGGAACTCCCGCCGCCGGCGCAGAACCTGTCGGAGAGCGCTCTGTTCCTGTCCTCGCGGCCCGGGCTGCCCGCGCCCGACCTGCAGATCGCCTTCGTCCACGTGCCGTTCGACGTGATCGTCGGCCAGGACCACCCGAACACGGTGTCCATCCTGCCGGGTGTCGTACGCCCGGTCTCGCGCGGCTGGATCAGGCTGGCGAGCGCCGACCCGCTGGCCCACCCGCTCATCAACCCGAACTACCTGGGCGACCGGTGGGACCTGGAGCGGATGGTGCAGGGCGTCAAGACCGCCCGGGAGATCTTCGCGACCTCGGCCTTCTCGCCCTGGTACAAGCAGGAGCTGCAGCCCGGTCCCGGCTACCTGAGCGACGCCGAGCTGCGCACCTTCGTGAAGCAGAAGTCGGAGAGCTACCACCACCAGGCCGGCTCCTGCCGCATGGGCATCGACGACCTCTCCGTGGTCGACCCCGAGCTGCGGGTGCACGGCGTACGGAACCTGCGCGTCGTCGACGCCAGCGTGATGCCCGCCGTCCCGTCGGGCAACTGCCACACCGCCATCGCGATGATCGCCGAGCGCGCGGCGGACTTCCTGAAGGGGGTGTTCCGTGCCTGA
- a CDS encoding DJ-1/PfpI family protein, producing MPDVVLREGALTGTRIAVLVESDFYEPEIFYYQHRFAEEGAEVDFLTRLWGNDSITFSGHEYRAPFTADRSLEGLSDEELRRYAAIIVPSGMVADRLRYTEDVDMLAPATELLRRAFEEPTVLKGIICHGMWLASSIPGKVRGRKVVCHNNLIGDVRNMGAQYVDEDVVVDGDLVTGRTGAHHHLFARRIIELIAAGRGRGAA from the coding sequence GTGCCTGACGTCGTCCTGCGCGAGGGCGCGCTGACCGGGACCCGGATCGCGGTCCTGGTCGAGAGCGACTTCTACGAGCCGGAGATCTTCTACTACCAGCACCGCTTCGCGGAGGAGGGCGCCGAGGTCGACTTCCTGACCCGGCTGTGGGGCAACGACTCCATCACCTTCTCCGGGCACGAGTACCGGGCGCCCTTCACCGCCGACCGGTCCCTGGAGGGGCTGAGCGACGAGGAGCTGCGCCGGTACGCGGCGATCATCGTGCCCTCGGGCATGGTGGCCGACCGGCTGCGCTACACCGAGGACGTGGACATGCTCGCGCCGGCCACGGAGCTGCTGCGCCGGGCCTTCGAGGAGCCCACGGTCCTCAAGGGGATCATCTGCCACGGCATGTGGCTGGCTTCCTCGATCCCGGGCAAGGTGCGCGGCCGCAAGGTGGTCTGCCACAACAACCTCATCGGCGACGTACGGAACATGGGTGCCCAGTACGTGGACGAGGACGTGGTCGTCGACGGCGACCTGGTCACCGGCCGCACCGGCGCCCACCACCACCTCTTCGCCCGCCGCATCATCGAGCTGATAGCGGCCGGGCGGGGCCGGGGCGCCGCCTGA
- a CDS encoding VOC family protein, whose translation MAGLRWSHVGLNCTDQKTTEEFYTRYFGFSRARVVNLGDSEIVFLRNGDAYLELFAAGANDPARPALGVPPAVAGGDGPQAPGRMRHLAFQTDSVDAFLAELGEAAEVTLGPLDFDDFICGWRTVWLRDPDGVIVEVSQGYEDDRSHEGSHDKDGA comes from the coding sequence ATGGCGGGGCTGAGGTGGTCGCACGTGGGCCTGAACTGCACGGACCAGAAGACCACCGAGGAGTTCTACACCCGGTACTTCGGGTTCTCGCGGGCCCGCGTGGTGAACCTCGGCGACTCCGAGATCGTGTTCCTGCGCAACGGGGACGCGTACCTGGAGCTCTTCGCGGCTGGCGCGAACGACCCGGCCCGCCCGGCGCTGGGGGTCCCCCCAGCGGTAGCTGGGGGAGACGGGCCGCAGGCCCCGGGCCGGATGCGTCACCTGGCCTTCCAGACCGACAGCGTCGACGCCTTCCTCGCCGAGCTCGGGGAAGCGGCCGAAGTGACCCTCGGCCCGCTGGACTTCGACGACTTCATCTGCGGCTGGCGCACCGTATGGCTCCGCGACCCCGACGGAGTGATCGTCGAGGTCAGCCAGGGATACGAGGACGACCGCTCTCACGAGGGCTCTCACGACAAGGACGGTGCATGA